One genomic region from Artemia franciscana chromosome 17, ASM3288406v1, whole genome shotgun sequence encodes:
- the LOC136037558 gene encoding histone H1-like protein HC2 — MHLKQALKRCLANGIVINPKGTGVTGSFKLAKPIKAENPKAGKPTKPTAKKTSVKKTAKPTAVKKSTSSKKATKPMAGSKKPVKTFKKPTVAKKAVAAKKSTPKKGPSVKKAPAKKVASKKSVAKKPAKK, encoded by the coding sequence ATGCATCTTAAGCAAGCTTTGAAGCGCTGCCTTGCAAATGGAATTGTTATAAATCCCAAAGGTACTGGCGTAACTGGTTCTTTCAAGCTTGCAAAGCCTATCAAGGCCGAAAACCCCAAGGCTGGAAAGCCTACCAAGCCCACAGCTAAGAAGACCTCAGTCAAGAAAACAGCCAAACctactgcagttaaaaagtcaacttcATCCAAAAAGGCTACCAAGCCAATGGCTGGTAGCAAGAAACCTGTAAAGACTTTCAAGAAACCCACTGTTGCCAAAAAAGCAGTAGCAGCAAAGAAGTCGACACCTAAGAAGGGGCCATCAGTCAAGAAAGCTCCCGCCAAGAAAGTGGCATCTAAAAAGTCAGTGGCTAAGAAACCAGCTAAAAAGTAA
- the LOC136037559 gene encoding histone H2A, giving the protein MSGRGKGGKVKGKAKSRSNRAGLQFPVGRIHRLLRKGNYAERVGAGAPVYLAAVMEYLAAEVLELAGNAARDNKKTRIIPRHLQLAIRNDEELNKLLSGVTIAQGGVLPNIQAVLLPKKTEKPAKA; this is encoded by the coding sequence ATGTCAGGAAGAGGAAAGGGTGGAAAAGTGAAGGGAAAGGCAAAGTCCCGTTCAAACAGGGCAGGTCTCCAATTCCCAGTGGGAAGGATCCACCGTCTTCTGAGAAAGGGCAACTATGCGGAGAGAGTTGGTGCAGGCGCACCCGTTTACCTTGCAGCGGTGATGGAGTATTTGGCTGCCGAGGTCCTTGAGCTTGCTGGTAATGCTGCAcgagataacaaaaaaactcgTATCATTCCTCGTCACCTTCAGCTTGCCATTAGAAACGATGAAGAACTCAACAAGCTTCTGTCGGGGGTCACCATTGCCCAAGGAGGCGTTTTGCCCAATATTCAAGCAGTCCTTCTACCAAAGAAGACTGAAAAACCGGCAAAGGCTTAA
- the LOC136038199 gene encoding histone H3: MARTKQTARKSTGGKAPRKQLATKAARKSAPATGGVKKPHRYRPGTVALREIRRYQKSTELLIRKLPFQRLVREIAQDFKTDLRFQSSAVMALQEASEAYLVGLFEDTNLCAIHAKRVTIMPKDIQLARRIRGERA; encoded by the coding sequence ATGGCTAGGACAAAACAAACTGCGAGAAAATCAACTGGTGGAAAGGCACCTAGGAAGCAGCTTGCGACCAAGGCTGCAcgtaagtcggctcctgctactGGTGGGGTAaaaaaaccacacagatacaggccCGGAACCGTAGCCCTGAGAGAGATTCGTCGTTATCAAAAGAGTACcgaactcttaataaggaaattgcccttccagagacttgtgcgagagattgcccaggatttcaaaactgacttgagGTTCCAGAGTTCGGCTGTGATGGCTCTACAAGAAGCCAGCGAGGCGTATCTAGTTGGACTTTTTGAAGATACCAACTTGTGTGCCATTCACGCCAAGAGGGTGACCATCATGCCAAAAGATATTCAACTTGCCCGTCGTATCCGTGGCGAGAGAGCTTAA
- the LOC136038200 gene encoding histone H4, translating to MTGRGKGGKGLGKGGAKRHRKVLRDNIQGITKPAIRRLARRGGVKRISGLIYEETRGVLKVFLENVIRDAVTYTEHAKRKTVTAMDVVYALKRQGRTLYGFGG from the coding sequence ATGACAGGAAGAGGAAAAGGAGGAAAGGGGCTTGGAAAAGGAGGCGCAAAACGTCATCGCAAAGTTCTTCGTGACAATATCCAGGGTATCACAAAGCCAGCAATTCGAAGACTGGCTCGCCGTGGTggtgtaaaacgtatatctggcctaatttacgaggaaaccagaggtgttcttaaagtttttctagAAAATGTTATTCGCGATGCTGTCACCTACACAGAACATGCCAAGAGAAAGACTGTAACTGCTATGGATGTAGTCTACGCTCTGAAGCGTCAAGGTCGTACATTGTATGGCTTTGGTGGTTAA
- the LOC136037560 gene encoding histone H1-delta-like produces the protein MSEVEAQVAPTSVESQSMASPAKKEKKAKAPKPAKVAKPKGDKKAKAPANHPKYTEMITKSIADLKERGGSSRQAILKYIMANFQVGNDAKVVNMHLKQALKRCLANGIVINPKGTGVTGSFKLAKPIKAENPKAGKPTKPTAKKTSVKKTAKPTAVKKSTSSKKATKPMAGSKKPVKTFKKPTVAKKAVAAKKSTPKKGPSVKKAPAKKVASKKSVAKKQAKK, from the coding sequence ATGTCTGAAGTTGAAGCTCAAGTGGCACCAACATCTGTAGAATCCCAGAGCATGGCTTCACCAgccaagaaggaaaagaaagcaaaggCTCCAAAACCAGCTAAGGTTGCAAAACCTAAAGGGGATAAAAAAGCCAAGGCACCAGCAAACCACCCAAAATACACCGAAATGATCACCAAATCCATTGCTGACCTGAAAGAACGCGGGGGATCTAGCCGTCAGGCcattctcaaatacataatgGCCAATTTTCAGGTTGGCAATGATGCCAAAGTTGTGAATATGCATCTTAAGCAAGCTTTGAAGCGCTGCCTTGCAAATGGAATTGTTATAAATCCCAAAGGTACTGGCGTAACTGGTTCTTTCAAGCTTGCAAAGCCTATCAAGGCCGAAAACCCCAAGGCTGGAAAGCCTACCAAGCCCACAGCTAAGAAGACCTCAGTCAAGAAAACAGCCAAACctactgcagttaaaaagtcaacttcATCCAAAAAGGCTACCAAGCCAATGGCTGGTAGCAAGAAACCTGTAAAGACTTTCAAGAAACCCACTGTTGCCAAAAAAGCAGTAGCAGCAAAGAAGTCGACACCTAAGAAGGGGCCATCAGTCAAGAAAGCTCCCGCCAAGAAAGTGGCATCTAAAAAGTCAGTGGCTAAGAAACAAGCTAAAAAGTAA